A DNA window from Amycolatopsis sp. DSM 110486 contains the following coding sequences:
- a CDS encoding sensor histidine kinase, giving the protein MMGVVPGVVHPHGERLAGPLFAAIGIVVLAVCTIWAAGDHVGAVTLVVAGLSAAWLLLLVPLFPRRAQHPWLAVGFFAGLLAGVAALTTLDTTYTAFASIGYPIAFVLFAARWSIFAVTATAVVPLLAKGIWGADTPTPAWVFVVSVVGPMLYAAWFVGAENDKRRRANAALAEANARLETALEENAGLQAQLLTQAREAGVHDERQRMAREIHDTLAQGLTGIVTQLQAADRASSAESRQRHLTQVHTLAKDSLTEARRAVQALRPEPLTDSRLPEALAELARRVTDTSGVAVTAETSGEPVPLLPELEVTLYRVAQEALANAEKHARASRIAVSLTYTGDVVLLDVRDDGAGFDPASPACGDGTGFGLQAMRQRVRRVAGTFVLESAPGEGTAVNVQLPAIPADR; this is encoded by the coding sequence ATGATGGGTGTGGTGCCGGGTGTCGTGCACCCGCACGGCGAGCGGCTGGCCGGGCCGCTGTTCGCCGCGATCGGGATCGTGGTGCTCGCCGTGTGCACGATCTGGGCGGCGGGTGACCACGTCGGTGCGGTGACGCTCGTCGTCGCGGGCCTGTCGGCGGCGTGGCTGCTGCTGCTCGTACCCTTGTTCCCGCGCCGGGCGCAGCACCCGTGGCTCGCGGTCGGGTTCTTCGCCGGCCTGCTGGCCGGAGTGGCCGCCCTCACGACGCTCGACACCACCTACACGGCCTTCGCGTCGATCGGCTACCCCATCGCGTTCGTGCTGTTCGCCGCCCGCTGGAGCATCTTCGCCGTCACTGCGACGGCCGTGGTTCCCTTGCTGGCCAAGGGAATCTGGGGCGCGGACACGCCGACGCCGGCCTGGGTGTTCGTCGTCTCGGTGGTCGGGCCGATGCTGTACGCGGCGTGGTTCGTCGGCGCGGAGAACGACAAACGGCGACGCGCCAACGCGGCCCTCGCCGAGGCCAACGCGCGGCTCGAAACCGCGCTCGAGGAGAACGCCGGGCTCCAAGCGCAGCTCCTCACGCAGGCGCGCGAGGCCGGCGTGCACGACGAACGCCAGCGCATGGCGCGCGAAATCCACGACACGCTCGCGCAGGGCCTCACCGGCATCGTCACGCAGCTGCAGGCCGCGGACCGGGCTTCGTCCGCGGAGTCCCGGCAGCGCCACCTCACCCAGGTCCACACGCTCGCCAAGGACAGCCTCACCGAGGCCCGCCGCGCCGTGCAGGCGTTGCGGCCCGAGCCGCTCACGGACTCGCGGCTGCCCGAAGCGTTGGCGGAGCTGGCGCGGCGCGTCACGGACACGTCGGGCGTCGCGGTGACGGCCGAGACCTCCGGCGAACCCGTGCCGCTGCTGCCGGAGCTGGAGGTGACGCTGTACCGCGTGGCGCAGGAAGCCTTGGCCAACGCGGAAAAACACGCGCGCGCTTCGCGTATCGCCGTCTCCCTCACCTACACCGGCGACGTCGTCCTCCTCGATGTCCGCGACGACGGCGCCGGCTTCGACCCCGCGTCACCGGCGTGTGGCGACGGCACCGGCTTCGGCCTTCAGGCGATGCGCCAGCGCGTGCGGCGCGTGGCGGGGACGTTCGTGCTCGAATCAGCACCGGGCGAAGGCACCGCGGTCAACGTGCAGCTCCCGGCCATCCCGGCGGACCGATGA
- a CDS encoding DUF1707 domain-containing protein yields MRLSDEERQDALDVLSEHVRTGRLDVDEYGTRSAKVTAAKRVSDLEPLFDDLPSPRPSALLAISRPNANTVPAPSAAGDSALMRFALRFAVPIAVVVAIAVFVLSRGRLILVFALPLAILLITGWRRR; encoded by the coding sequence ATGCGGCTGAGCGACGAGGAACGCCAGGACGCGCTCGACGTGCTTTCCGAGCACGTCCGCACCGGCCGCCTGGACGTCGACGAATACGGCACCCGTTCGGCCAAGGTCACGGCCGCCAAGCGGGTCAGCGACCTGGAACCCCTGTTCGACGACCTGCCCTCACCCCGGCCGAGCGCGCTGCTGGCCATTTCGCGGCCCAACGCCAACACCGTGCCTGCTCCGAGCGCCGCCGGCGACAGCGCGTTGATGCGCTTCGCCCTGCGGTTCGCCGTGCCGATCGCGGTGGTGGTGGCGATCGCGGTGTTCGTGCTGTCGCGCGGGCGGCTCATCCTCGTCTTCGCGCTGCCCCTGGCGATCCTCCTGATCACGGGCTGGCGCCGGCGCTGA
- a CDS encoding DUF1707 domain-containing protein, with protein MTEVPSPQLRISDQERESALNALGEHMSAGRIDIDEYGERSARITAAKTRGELAGLFDDLPAPHPVYGGAAPVAPAPVPAAPPVPATAPQTAVARPDGWNGGQRAAAALVPLVWIATIALIATGTLPAWPLVIVPIALSIIGRALWGHGGGNHHNHRDRHREHRIDHREARREMRDEMRDEFRRRRDRW; from the coding sequence GTGACAGAGGTTCCGTCTCCGCAACTGCGGATCAGCGACCAGGAACGGGAATCCGCGCTGAATGCGCTCGGTGAGCACATGAGCGCGGGGCGGATCGACATCGACGAGTACGGCGAGCGCTCGGCGCGCATCACCGCGGCCAAGACGCGGGGTGAGCTGGCGGGGCTGTTCGACGACCTCCCTGCTCCGCACCCGGTGTACGGCGGTGCGGCGCCCGTCGCGCCCGCACCGGTTCCCGCCGCGCCTCCGGTTCCCGCCACCGCTCCGCAGACGGCGGTGGCCCGGCCGGACGGGTGGAACGGTGGCCAGCGAGCGGCGGCCGCACTGGTACCACTCGTGTGGATCGCGACGATCGCGCTGATCGCCACGGGCACGCTGCCCGCGTGGCCGCTGGTCATCGTGCCGATCGCGCTCAGCATCATCGGCCGAGCCCTGTGGGGCCACGGCGGCGGCAACCACCACAACCACCGGGACCGCCACCGCGAACACCGCATCGACCACCGCGAAGCCCGTCGCGAGATGCGCGACGAGATGCGCGACGAGTTCCGTCGCCGACGCGACCGCTGGTGA
- a CDS encoding acetyl/propionyl/methylcrotonyl-CoA carboxylase subunit alpha: MTEQDVASTGGPVTKILVANRGEIAVRVIRAAKDAGLESVAVYADSDRDAPHVRLADEAFALGGTTAAESYLSIDKLLDVAKRSGADSVHPGYGFLSENADFAQAVLDAGLTWIGPSPQSIRDLGDKVTARHIATRAGAPLVPGTKEPVKNADEIIAFADEHGLPVAIKAAFGGGGRGLKVARTREEIPELFESATREAVAAFGRGECFVERYLDKPRHVEAQVLADQHGTAIVVGTRDCSLQRRHQKLVEEAPAPFLSDDQRRRIHESAKAICKEAGYYGAGTVEYLVATDGTISFLEVNTRLQVEHPVSEETTGLDLVREMFRIARGEKLRITEDPEPRGHSIEFRINGEDAGRGFLPAPGTVTKFISPNGPGVRVDSGVESGSVIGGQFDSMLAKLIVTGSDRNNALERSRRALAEFVVGGMATVLPFDRVIVDDPAFIGDENGFSVHTRWIETEFDNKIEPFVAPDAEAEEEAPRQNVVVEVGGRRLEVSLPGGFALEGAGGGATATKAKPRKRSGGAKAAVSGDAVTAPMQGTIVKIAVEEGQHVEAGELIVVLEAMKMENPVTAHKAGTVTGLSIEVGAAVTQGTQLLELKD; encoded by the coding sequence GTGACCGAGCAGGACGTCGCGAGCACGGGTGGTCCGGTGACCAAGATTCTCGTCGCCAACCGCGGTGAGATCGCGGTCCGCGTGATCAGGGCGGCGAAGGACGCGGGTCTCGAAAGTGTGGCCGTGTACGCCGATTCCGACCGCGACGCACCCCACGTGCGCCTGGCCGACGAAGCGTTCGCGCTGGGCGGCACGACCGCCGCCGAGAGCTACCTCTCCATCGACAAACTCCTCGACGTGGCCAAGCGTTCCGGCGCCGACTCCGTCCACCCGGGATACGGGTTCCTGTCGGAGAACGCCGATTTCGCCCAGGCCGTACTGGATGCCGGGCTCACGTGGATCGGCCCGAGCCCACAGTCCATTCGCGACCTCGGCGACAAGGTGACCGCGCGGCACATCGCGACGCGCGCCGGCGCGCCGCTCGTGCCCGGCACCAAGGAGCCGGTGAAGAACGCGGACGAGATCATCGCGTTCGCCGACGAGCACGGCCTGCCCGTGGCGATCAAGGCGGCATTCGGCGGCGGCGGACGCGGCCTCAAGGTCGCCCGTACGCGTGAGGAAATCCCTGAGCTGTTCGAGTCCGCGACGCGCGAGGCGGTGGCCGCGTTCGGCCGCGGCGAGTGCTTCGTGGAGCGCTATCTCGACAAGCCGCGCCACGTCGAGGCGCAGGTGCTGGCCGACCAGCACGGCACCGCGATCGTCGTCGGCACGCGCGACTGCTCGCTGCAGCGCCGCCACCAGAAGCTCGTCGAGGAGGCGCCCGCGCCGTTCCTGTCCGACGACCAGCGCCGGCGCATCCACGAATCGGCCAAGGCGATCTGCAAGGAAGCCGGCTACTACGGCGCCGGCACCGTCGAATATCTCGTGGCCACCGACGGCACCATCTCCTTCCTCGAAGTGAACACCCGCCTGCAGGTGGAGCACCCCGTGTCCGAGGAGACGACAGGCCTCGACCTCGTGCGCGAGATGTTCCGCATCGCGCGCGGTGAGAAGCTGCGCATCACCGAAGACCCCGAGCCGCGCGGGCACTCCATCGAGTTCCGCATCAACGGTGAGGACGCCGGCCGCGGTTTCCTGCCGGCGCCGGGCACCGTCACGAAGTTCATCTCGCCCAACGGCCCCGGCGTGCGCGTCGACTCCGGCGTGGAGTCCGGCAGCGTGATCGGCGGCCAGTTCGACTCGATGCTCGCGAAGCTGATCGTCACCGGTTCCGACCGCAACAACGCGCTTGAGCGCAGCCGGCGCGCGCTGGCCGAGTTCGTGGTGGGGGGCATGGCGACCGTGCTGCCCTTCGACCGCGTGATCGTGGACGACCCGGCGTTCATCGGCGACGAGAACGGTTTCTCCGTGCACACGCGCTGGATCGAGACCGAGTTCGACAACAAGATCGAGCCGTTCGTCGCACCTGACGCAGAGGCCGAGGAAGAGGCCCCGCGGCAGAACGTGGTGGTCGAGGTCGGCGGCCGGCGCCTCGAGGTGTCGCTGCCGGGCGGCTTCGCGCTCGAAGGCGCGGGCGGCGGGGCGACGGCCACGAAGGCCAAGCCGCGCAAGCGCTCGGGCGGCGCGAAGGCAGCGGTGAGTGGCGACGCCGTCACGGCGCCGATGCAGGGCACGATCGTGAAGATCGCGGTGGAGGAAGGCCAGCACGTCGAGGCGGGCGAGCTGATCGTGGTCCTCGAGGCGATGAAGATGGAAAACCCGGTCACGGCGCACAAAGCGGGCACCGTCACAGGGCTTTCGATCGAGGTCGGCGCCGCCGTGACCCAGGGCACGCAACTTCTGGAGCTCAAGGACTGA
- a CDS encoding SAV_915 family protein, which translates to MTNPNLPPALYLPTGPVSGTTDGGTGANIELRRTPDGRVALVAFTALDRLIDCCGDHQPWIMINTEHLPKIHQVNPYDVIVLDSELPVELRHTARV; encoded by the coding sequence GTGACGAACCCCAACCTCCCCCCGGCCCTGTACCTGCCGACCGGCCCGGTCTCCGGGACCACCGACGGCGGCACCGGTGCCAACATCGAGCTGCGCCGCACCCCCGACGGCCGCGTGGCACTGGTCGCGTTCACCGCGCTCGACCGGCTGATCGACTGCTGCGGCGACCACCAGCCGTGGATCATGATCAACACCGAGCACCTGCCGAAGATCCACCAGGTCAACCCCTACGACGTGATCGTGCTCGACTCCGAACTCCCGGTCGAGCTGCGCCACACCGCGCGGGTATAA
- a CDS encoding dicarboxylate/amino acid:cation symporter: MSFLRAYTKPRVFAAAVIGSLVVGAALGVLARTTSATTLTNVLHEIGEIFTTLLQIAVIPLVFTAIVVGITSLRGLGGGRTAARLGGRTVLWFAITSFIASLIGIAIGTLFSPGAGGLGAGIAATAKNADKAAKSVSNWGSWDSFIDGLLPQNFFSAFADGNTLQVLFLAVLIGAAAYSLGDKAKPFVDFTTSVFEIIQRYLGWIVRLAPLGIAGLIGAAVSNYGDALFRPLLSTTAAVYVGCLLVLFVVYPILLKFVAKISPATFFAKAGTAIQFAFASQSSAATLPLTRQAAVNLGVEPSYAAFATPLASATKMDGCAAVFPAIGAIFIANLSGVQLSIGQYVGIVVVAVLGALATAGTTGWLTALTLTTAFIGLDAKQVALGIALIYSVNPIMDMMRTATNVAGQIVVPTIVARAEGLLDDTVRDTPAPKVQAEPVSA, encoded by the coding sequence GTGTCCTTCCTCCGCGCGTACACCAAACCTCGAGTCTTCGCGGCCGCGGTGATCGGCTCGCTCGTCGTGGGCGCGGCGCTCGGCGTCCTCGCCCGGACGACGAGCGCCACAACGCTGACCAACGTCCTCCACGAAATCGGCGAAATCTTCACGACGCTGCTGCAGATCGCGGTGATCCCGCTGGTCTTCACGGCGATCGTGGTCGGCATCACCAGCCTGCGCGGCCTCGGCGGCGGGCGCACGGCCGCGCGGCTCGGCGGCCGCACGGTGCTGTGGTTCGCCATCACGTCGTTCATCGCCTCGCTCATCGGCATCGCGATCGGCACGCTGTTCAGCCCCGGTGCCGGCGGCCTCGGCGCGGGCATCGCGGCCACGGCGAAGAACGCCGACAAGGCCGCCAAGAGCGTGAGCAACTGGGGTTCGTGGGATTCCTTCATCGACGGTCTGCTCCCCCAGAACTTCTTCTCCGCCTTCGCCGACGGCAACACCCTCCAGGTGCTCTTTCTCGCCGTGCTGATCGGCGCCGCGGCCTACAGCCTTGGCGACAAGGCCAAGCCGTTCGTCGACTTCACCACGAGCGTCTTCGAGATCATCCAGCGCTACCTCGGCTGGATCGTGCGCCTGGCCCCGCTCGGCATCGCCGGCCTGATCGGCGCCGCCGTGTCCAACTACGGCGACGCCCTCTTCCGCCCGCTGCTCTCCACCACGGCCGCGGTCTACGTCGGGTGCCTGCTGGTGCTGTTCGTCGTCTACCCGATCCTGCTGAAGTTCGTCGCCAAGATCAGCCCGGCCACGTTCTTCGCCAAGGCCGGCACGGCGATCCAGTTCGCATTCGCCTCGCAGTCCTCCGCCGCGACGCTGCCGCTCACCCGCCAGGCCGCGGTGAACCTGGGTGTCGAACCGTCCTACGCCGCCTTCGCCACGCCGCTCGCCAGTGCGACCAAAATGGACGGTTGCGCCGCCGTTTTCCCTGCCATCGGCGCCATTTTCATCGCCAACCTGTCGGGCGTGCAGCTGAGCATCGGACAGTACGTGGGCATCGTCGTGGTCGCCGTGCTCGGCGCGCTCGCCACCGCGGGCACCACGGGCTGGCTCACCGCGCTCACGCTCACCACCGCGTTCATCGGCCTCGACGCCAAGCAGGTGGCGCTGGGCATCGCGCTCATCTACTCCGTGAACCCGATCATGGACATGATGCGCACGGCCACCAATGTCGCCGGCCAGATCGTGGTCCCGACCATCGTCGCCCGCGCCGAAGGCCTGCTCGACGACACGGTGCGCGACACCCCGGCCCCCAAGGTCCAGGCCGAGCCGGTCAGTGCCTGA
- a CDS encoding nucleoside triphosphate pyrophosphatase — translation MRLVLASQSPARLALLRAAGLEPSVVVSGVDEDAVAAALTDPAPDELVMALAAAKGNAVFAEVAGIHSDAVIVACDSMLSIGGAMVGKPGTPEIARQRWEVMAGNSGELLTGHAIIRVENGHRTKEAAGTQRTTVHFGRPSAEELDAYIATGEPLQVAGAFTLDGLGGWFVEGIEGDPSSVIGLSLPLVRRLLTEVGVSVVDLWTPPTF, via the coding sequence GTGCGTCTCGTACTTGCTTCCCAGTCCCCCGCCCGTCTCGCGTTGTTGCGCGCCGCTGGGCTTGAGCCGAGTGTCGTGGTGTCCGGCGTCGATGAGGACGCCGTGGCGGCGGCGCTCACCGATCCGGCGCCCGATGAGCTCGTGATGGCGCTCGCCGCGGCGAAGGGCAACGCCGTGTTCGCCGAGGTGGCCGGTATCCACTCCGACGCGGTGATCGTGGCGTGCGACTCGATGCTGTCGATCGGCGGCGCGATGGTCGGCAAGCCCGGCACGCCGGAGATCGCGCGGCAGCGGTGGGAGGTGATGGCCGGCAACTCCGGCGAGCTGCTGACCGGCCACGCCATCATCCGCGTCGAGAACGGCCACCGCACCAAGGAAGCCGCCGGCACGCAGCGCACCACCGTCCACTTCGGACGGCCCAGCGCCGAGGAGCTCGACGCCTACATCGCCACCGGCGAGCCGCTGCAGGTCGCGGGCGCGTTCACGCTCGACGGGCTCGGCGGCTGGTTCGTCGAGGGCATCGAGGGCGACCCGTCGAGCGTCATCGGGCTCAGCCTGCCGCTCGTGCGGCGCCTGCTGACCGAGGTCGGCGTGAGTGTCGTGGATCTCTGGACGCCTCCCACATTCTGA
- a CDS encoding DHA2 family efflux MFS transporter permease subunit, with amino-acid sequence MNARQANPWAALSALCLGFFMILLDTTIVSIAVPNMLSTLNTGLNSVVWVISVYLLTYAVPMLFTSRLGDRFGPKRVFLAGLVVFTGASLWCGLSGSVEMLIAARAVQGLGAALMTPQTLAFITHLFAPAKRGPAMGAWGGVAGLATIAGPLLGGVLVDHLGWEWIFFVNVPIGVIAIVLTVLLVPDWQPKHAHAFDFIGIFLSAAGLFCLVFGVQNGQQYDWGTVFAGITVFEFIGAGVVLLVAFVLWQKYNRREPLVPLNVFSNRNFSAGTLTATTVGFTMTGMFLPLIIYIQTVLGLSPTLAGVLTAPMSLLSGVIAPFVGRASDRINGKYLVMGGLSLLAVGIGIIAVQARPETSPWALIPALLVCGLGIGCIFSPMSNLTMASVQPQLAGTASGIFNTARQVGGVLGSAAIGVLLQARISASIADEATTAAAQLPEQYRQPFTDGIAHAAASTGEFGSSASPAPIPGLPADVAAQAGRLASEAVHNGLSDAARATLILPIAVLILGVVSASFLRRVTPRPAPTATTPTSSETPVTA; translated from the coding sequence ATGAACGCAAGACAAGCTAACCCGTGGGCCGCGCTGAGCGCGTTGTGCCTCGGGTTCTTCATGATCCTGCTGGACACCACCATCGTGTCCATCGCCGTGCCGAACATGCTGAGCACGCTCAACACGGGCTTGAACTCCGTGGTGTGGGTGATCAGCGTCTACCTGCTGACCTACGCCGTGCCGATGTTGTTCACCAGCCGCCTTGGCGACCGCTTCGGGCCGAAGCGCGTGTTCCTCGCCGGCCTGGTCGTGTTCACGGGCGCGTCGCTGTGGTGCGGCCTGTCCGGCAGCGTCGAGATGCTCATCGCGGCGCGCGCCGTGCAGGGCCTCGGCGCCGCGCTGATGACGCCTCAGACGCTGGCGTTCATCACGCACCTGTTCGCGCCCGCCAAGCGCGGCCCGGCGATGGGCGCGTGGGGCGGCGTCGCCGGCCTGGCCACCATCGCGGGCCCGCTGCTGGGCGGCGTGCTGGTCGACCACCTCGGCTGGGAGTGGATCTTCTTCGTCAACGTGCCGATCGGCGTGATCGCCATCGTGCTGACAGTGCTGCTCGTGCCCGACTGGCAGCCGAAACACGCGCACGCCTTCGACTTCATCGGCATCTTCCTGTCGGCGGCCGGGCTGTTCTGCTTGGTGTTCGGCGTGCAGAACGGCCAGCAGTACGACTGGGGCACGGTCTTCGCCGGCATCACGGTGTTCGAGTTCATCGGCGCCGGCGTGGTGCTGCTCGTGGCGTTCGTGCTGTGGCAGAAGTACAACCGCCGCGAACCGCTCGTGCCGCTCAACGTGTTCAGCAACCGCAACTTCTCCGCGGGCACGCTCACGGCCACCACGGTCGGCTTCACGATGACCGGCATGTTCCTGCCGCTGATCATCTACATCCAGACGGTGCTCGGCCTGAGCCCCACGCTCGCCGGTGTGCTGACCGCGCCGATGTCGCTGCTGTCGGGCGTCATCGCGCCGTTCGTGGGCCGCGCGTCCGACCGCATCAACGGCAAGTACCTCGTGATGGGCGGGCTTTCCCTGCTCGCAGTGGGCATCGGCATCATCGCCGTGCAGGCTCGCCCGGAAACCAGCCCGTGGGCGCTGATCCCGGCGCTGCTCGTCTGCGGTCTCGGCATCGGCTGCATCTTCTCGCCGATGAGCAACCTGACCATGGCCTCGGTCCAGCCCCAGCTCGCCGGCACCGCGTCGGGCATCTTCAACACCGCCCGCCAGGTCGGCGGGGTCCTCGGCAGCGCGGCCATCGGCGTGCTCCTGCAGGCCCGCATCAGCGCCTCCATCGCCGACGAGGCCACCACCGCCGCGGCGCAGCTGCCCGAGCAGTACCGCCAGCCCTTCACCGACGGCATCGCCCACGCCGCCGCCTCGACCGGTGAGTTCGGCTCCTCCGCGAGCCCCGCGCCCATCCCGGGCCTCCCCGCCGACGTCGCCGCCCAGGCGGGCCGCCTCGCCTCCGAAGCCGTCCACAACGGCCTCAGCGACGCCGCCCGCGCCACGCTGATCCTGCCGATCGCCGTGCTCATCCTGGGCGTCGTCTCGGCGTCCTTCCTGCGCCGCGTCACCCCCCGCCCCGCCCCGACGGCCACCACCCCGACCTCGTCGGAAACCCCGGTCACCGCCTGA
- a CDS encoding PadR family transcriptional regulator — protein MVAAKLTALGVAVLELLHEKPMHPYEMAQLMRERYVDQRVKLKAGSLYHTVERLQHNGFVEIVDTQRDGRRPERTVYAMTAAGKDVFEQRAREMLGDVAQEYPEFLSGLAVIDDLGRDKSLAELEHRLTLLRASIAADQVMFKKVRDNAVPEIYWLDFRYAAAHRAFELEWCERLHADLSSGRIRFQDEKPSLSLIKEHHERKTS, from the coding sequence ATGGTTGCGGCGAAGCTGACCGCTCTGGGGGTGGCCGTGCTGGAGCTTCTCCACGAGAAGCCGATGCACCCCTACGAGATGGCGCAGCTCATGCGCGAGCGCTACGTGGACCAGCGCGTGAAGCTGAAGGCCGGGTCGCTCTACCACACCGTGGAACGGTTGCAGCACAACGGTTTCGTCGAGATCGTCGACACCCAGCGCGACGGTCGGCGGCCCGAGCGGACCGTGTACGCGATGACAGCGGCCGGCAAGGACGTGTTCGAGCAGCGAGCTCGGGAGATGCTGGGCGACGTCGCCCAGGAGTACCCGGAGTTCCTCAGCGGGCTGGCGGTCATCGACGACCTCGGCCGGGACAAGTCGCTGGCCGAGCTGGAGCACCGCCTCACGCTGCTGCGCGCGAGCATCGCGGCCGACCAGGTGATGTTCAAGAAGGTGCGGGACAACGCGGTCCCCGAGATCTACTGGCTCGATTTCCGCTACGCCGCCGCCCACCGGGCTTTCGAGCTCGAGTGGTGCGAACGCCTGCACGCCGATCTTTCCTCAGGGCGCATCCGGTTCCAGGACGAGAAGCCCTCCCTCAGCCTCATCAAGGAACACCATGAACGCAAGACAAGCTAA
- a CDS encoding MFS transporter has protein sequence MPTHVLEEGGGDGAVATAPRKFAALYNKDCRPYLFGAALAMMADNIEHVITYWVLWEKFHSPALTGFEVISHWVPFLLFSVYFGGLADRHDCRRIIQAAQVLFMLVSALWGVLILTDTLQIWSACVLLILHGVAGAVWGPGEQLMLHDFVGPSELPSAVRLNATFRSLGILFGPVVGSALLLGLGPVAGIFVNVAFYLPLTIFLFRTKFTGHTRDGGIVARPRVGLFDSVRVLREVGANPTMVGMIILAGLGAFFVGASLQSAMPIFAQDLGAGSAGTAYGVLLFANGAGGVLGGILLEATGRIKPSVFAAVVSTAIYGLSSLFFAMTASYPLALVMLVIGGVANLASMSIGQTVVQLLAKPAERGRVIGVYNVSANGLRAGSGFTVGLLGAAVGVHWSLGLSAAALTVGTGISGWYSLWGKRAREARKQLQHVAD, from the coding sequence GTGCCGACGCACGTCCTGGAGGAAGGCGGCGGGGACGGCGCGGTCGCGACCGCGCCGCGCAAGTTCGCCGCGCTGTACAACAAGGACTGCCGCCCGTACCTGTTCGGCGCGGCGCTCGCGATGATGGCCGACAACATCGAGCACGTCATCACGTACTGGGTGCTGTGGGAGAAGTTCCACTCGCCCGCGCTCACCGGCTTCGAGGTGATCAGCCACTGGGTGCCGTTCCTGCTGTTCTCGGTGTACTTCGGCGGGCTGGCCGACCGGCACGACTGCCGGCGGATCATCCAGGCCGCGCAGGTGTTGTTCATGCTCGTGTCGGCACTGTGGGGCGTGCTGATCCTCACCGACACGCTGCAGATCTGGAGCGCGTGCGTGCTGCTGATCTTGCACGGTGTCGCGGGCGCGGTCTGGGGTCCGGGCGAACAGCTGATGCTGCACGACTTCGTCGGCCCGTCCGAGCTGCCGAGCGCGGTGCGGCTCAACGCGACCTTCCGCAGCCTGGGAATTCTCTTCGGCCCGGTCGTCGGGTCGGCACTGCTGCTCGGGCTGGGGCCGGTGGCGGGGATCTTCGTGAACGTCGCGTTCTACCTGCCGCTCACGATCTTCTTGTTCCGCACCAAGTTCACCGGTCACACGCGCGACGGCGGCATCGTGGCGCGGCCGCGCGTGGGGCTGTTCGACTCGGTGCGAGTACTGCGCGAGGTCGGCGCGAACCCGACGATGGTCGGGATGATCATCCTGGCCGGGCTCGGCGCGTTCTTCGTCGGCGCTTCCCTGCAGAGCGCGATGCCGATCTTCGCCCAGGACCTGGGCGCGGGCAGCGCCGGCACGGCGTACGGCGTGCTGCTGTTCGCCAACGGAGCCGGCGGTGTACTCGGCGGCATCCTGCTGGAGGCGACGGGCCGGATCAAGCCGAGCGTGTTCGCGGCGGTGGTCAGCACGGCGATCTACGGGTTGTCGAGCCTGTTCTTCGCGATGACGGCGAGCTATCCGCTGGCGTTGGTAATGCTGGTGATCGGCGGTGTCGCGAACCTGGCGTCGATGTCGATCGGGCAGACGGTGGTGCAACTGCTGGCGAAACCGGCCGAACGCGGGCGGGTGATCGGGGTCTACAACGTCTCCGCCAACGGCCTGCGCGCCGGGAGCGGGTTCACCGTCGGCCTGCTCGGTGCGGCGGTGGGGGTGCACTGGTCACTCGGGCTGAGCGCGGCCGCGCTGACGGTGGGGACGGGTATTTCCGGCTGGTACTCGCTGTGGGGGAAGCGGGCGCGGGAGGCGCGGAAGCAGTTGCAGCACGTGGCTGACTGA
- a CDS encoding TetR/AcrR family transcriptional regulator: MGNTTAPDTRRHHGNRYGRSEDARRAVLEAADDLLVEHGFAGLTIERIAAAAGVAKQTIYRWWPSKVDILLDALGDDLAEELVPPDHGDLRRDLREHLAAVATFLTTADAGAVFRALIGQAQHDPELATRLRAEQVHGQHERDRLPFERAVARGELPADTDLDCLVEQAIGPVHYRVLVTGAPVTREFTDALADRVVNGCTG, translated from the coding sequence GTGGGAAACACCACTGCACCGGACACGCGCCGGCATCACGGGAACCGCTACGGCCGCAGTGAAGACGCACGGCGCGCCGTGCTGGAGGCCGCCGACGACCTGCTGGTGGAACACGGTTTCGCCGGGCTCACGATCGAGCGGATCGCGGCGGCCGCAGGCGTGGCGAAGCAGACGATCTACCGCTGGTGGCCGTCCAAAGTGGACATCCTGCTGGACGCGCTTGGCGACGACCTCGCCGAGGAGCTCGTGCCGCCCGACCACGGCGACCTGCGCCGCGACCTGCGGGAGCACCTCGCGGCTGTCGCGACCTTCCTGACCACGGCCGACGCCGGCGCAGTGTTCCGCGCGCTGATCGGCCAGGCGCAGCACGACCCGGAGCTGGCCACGCGGCTGCGTGCGGAGCAGGTCCACGGGCAGCACGAACGCGACCGGCTGCCGTTCGAACGGGCGGTCGCCCGCGGCGAGCTCCCCGCCGACACCGACCTCGACTGCCTGGTGGAGCAGGCCATCGGGCCCGTCCACTACCGCGTGCTGGTCACCGGCGCGCCCGTCACGCGCGAGTTCACCGACGCGCTGGCCGACCGCGTCGTGAACGGTTGCACGGGCTGA
- a CDS encoding acyl-CoA carboxylase subunit epsilon — MSDRPLLRVVRGNPDDAELAALTAVVAAVAASSGGSPAPERRTSWWNDRAARLGTTPQPGDGAWRASALPR; from the coding sequence GTGAGCGATCGCCCCTTGCTTCGCGTCGTCCGCGGCAACCCGGACGACGCCGAACTCGCCGCCCTCACCGCTGTTGTGGCGGCGGTGGCGGCGTCTTCGGGTGGCTCGCCCGCGCCCGAGAGGCGGACGTCGTGGTGGAACGACCGCGCGGCACGGCTGGGCACGACGCCGCAGCCGGGCGACGGCGCGTGGCGGGCTTCGGCGCTGCCGCGCTGA